In Carya illinoinensis cultivar Pawnee chromosome 9, C.illinoinensisPawnee_v1, whole genome shotgun sequence, the following are encoded in one genomic region:
- the LOC122276158 gene encoding uncharacterized protein LOC122276158 has protein sequence MASTHIFGCCVIQVHVMTRPKPFSEDKAAGPQLHFQVPRVIDPRISAPDQSSSWYSYSASNVGPSNKLVFRGTRGDGPSDINSKKLSTTYNNLPDNNLYRFGCLANHPPAPMAQSLHEREFSKLDKLATKESEDSDQRSGMGGLDSEKSFHDFFQPKEQMGWKEFTLSSNDEKGNEEGDDDIDLNLKL, from the exons ATGGCGAGCACACATATATTTGGTTGCTGTGTTATACAGGTGCATGTCATGACGAGGCCAAAGCCCTTCTCAGAAGACAAGGCAGCTGGTCCTCAACTTCATTTTCAAGTTCCTCGGGTGATTGATCCTCGCATCTCCGCACCAGATCAATCGTCTTCGTGGTATAGTTACAGTGCATCTAATGTTGGCCCCAGTAACAAATTAGTCTTCAG AGGTACAAGAGGGGATGGCCCATCGGATATCAACTCGAAGAAGTTAAGTACTACATACAATAATTTACCCGATAACAATTTGTACAGATTTGGCTGCCTTGCTAATCATCCTCCGGCTCCTATGGCACAGAGTCTTCATGAAAGGGAGTTCTCCAAACTTGACAAGCTTGCTACCAAA GAAAGCGAGGACTCAGATCAAAGGTCAGGAATGGGTGGATTAGATAGTGAAAAATCCTTTCATGACTTTTTCCAACCAAAGGAGCAGATGGGCTGGAAAGAATTTACCCTTAGCTCAAACGATGAGAAGGGTAATGAGGAAGGAGACGATGACATTGATCTCAACCTCAAACTCTAG
- the LOC122276506 gene encoding apoptosis inhibitor 5-like protein API5 isoform X1: MSDSAADDSKHIEELYLYVERLNEATDKSQNVKDYQGIIDTAKSSIKAKQLAAQFIPRFFKFFPTLSGPAIDTHLDLIEEEELGVRVQAIRGLPLFCKDTPEHIAKIVDILVQLLASGCERYRALSSGLVMVPECKLCHVGASLTALFKHIGSVDEPSTDEVIREKVLTFIRDKVFPIKAELLKPQEEMERHITDLIKKSLEDVTGAEFRMFMDFLKSLSTFGEKAPPERMKELIGIVEGQADLDAQFNVSDGDHIDRLISCLYMALPLVVRGASSSKFLNYLNKHIIPVFDKLPEERKLDMLKALAEISPYTTPQDSRQILPNVVQLLKKYMPWRKTGEEMNFTYVECLLYTFHHLAHKVPNATNSLCGYKIVTGQPSDRLGEDFSELYKEFTERLSNVEELTRATMKKLTQGMAEHNKAMAAAKSDEAKEGIKTQKQNTTTGLRTCNNILAMTKPLHSKTPSFTGDKSINLSWKEATKPSIPTATATTGGKRPANATNVSSNVTSKKGRGGGGLPNQLVNRALEGLSHGGRGGPRGRGRGWAGRGRGRGYR; encoded by the exons ATGAGTGACTCGGCCGCAGATGACTCCAAACACATCGAGGAGCTCTACCTGTACGTCGAGCGTCTCAACGAGGCCACGGACAAGTCCCAG AATGTGAAGGACTACCAGGGTATCATCGACACTGCCAAGTCCAGCATCAAGGCCAAGCAATTGGCCGCTCAGTTCATCCCCAGGTTCTTCAAGTTCTTCCCCACTCTCTCGGGCCCCGCCATCGACACGCATCTCGATTTGATCGAAGAAGAAGAGCTCGGG GTACGGGTGCAAGCAATTAGGGGACTTCCCCTTTTCTGCAAGGATACACCAGAACATATTGCAAAGATTGTAGACATTCTTGTGCAACTCCTTGCATCCG GATGTGAAAGGTACCGTGCTTTATCTTCTGGTTTGGTGATGGTACCTGAGTGCAAGTTGTGCCATGTAGGAG CTTCTTTGACGGCCTTATTTAAGCATATTGGGAGTGTTGATGAACCAAGTACGGATGAAGTTATTCGTGAGAAAGTTTTAACATTTATACGAGATAAG GTTTTTCCCATTAAGGCTGAACTGTTAAAGCCTCaggaagaaatggaaagacatATAACTGATTTGATAAAAAAG AGTTTAGAAGATGTAACCGGCGCAGAATTCAGGATGTTTATGGACTTCTTAAAGAGTTTGAGCACTTTTGGAGAAAAAGCTCCCCCTGAACGCATGAAAGAACTAATTGGAATCGTTGAAGGACAAGCTGATTTAGATGCACAGTTCAAT gtttCGGATGGGGACCATATTGACAGATTAATATCATGCTTGTACATGGCTCTTCCACTTGTTGTG AGGGGTGCTTCAAGCAGCAAGTTTCTCAATTATTTGAACAAACACATTATACCTGTATTTGATAAG CTTCCGGAGGAGCGAAAGCTAGATATGCTCAAAGCCCTTGCAGAAATTTCTCCTTATACAACCCCACAAGATTCTCGTCAGATTCTTCCTAATGTTGTTCAGCTATTAAAG AAGTACATGCCCTGGAGGAAGACAGGGGAAGAGATGAACTTTACTTATGTTGAGTGCTTGCTGTACACATTTCACCATCTAGCTCACAAG GTTCCCAATGCCACTAACAGTCTATGTGGTTACAAGATAGTGACTGGCCAACCATCAGATAGGCTTGGGGAGGACTTCTCAGAGTTATATAAGGAGTTCACTGAAAG ATTGAGTAATGTCGAGGAGTTAACCAGGGCTACCATGAAGAAATTAACTCAGGGGATGGCTGAGCACAACAAAGCCATGGCTGCTGCCAAATCTGATGAAGCAAAGGAAGGCATT AAAACTCAAAAGCAGAATACTACAACTGGGTTGCGAACCTGTAACAACATTTTGGCAATGACAAAG CCGTTGCATTCAAAAACACCTTCATTTACTGGAGATAAAAGCATCAACCTGTCTTGGAAAGAAGCAACAAAACCTTCTATTCCCACTGCCACAGCTACAACTGG AGGAAAACGGCCTGCTAATGCTACTAATGTATCCAGCAATGTTACATCCAAAAAGGGCCGTGGAGGTGGTGGTTTACCAAACCAGCTTGTTAACAGAGCATTAGAAGGTTTGTCTCATGGTGGGAGAGGAGGGCCTAGGGGCAGAGGCAGGGGGTGGGCTGGAcgtggaagaggaagaggctaCCGGTAG
- the LOC122276157 gene encoding probable pre-mRNA-splicing factor ATP-dependent RNA helicase DEAH9 isoform X1 has translation MAQFWKPGTEKPRLVDDEEGGVLFFSSSASSSSSSRFGYASIEKQRQRLPVYKYRTAILYLVEKHATTIIVGETGSGKTTQIPQYLKEAGWAEGGRVIACTQPRRLAVQAVAARVAEEMGVKLGEEVGYTIRFEDLTNSGTTMIKFLTDGVLLREMMDDPLLTKYSVVMVDEAHERSISTDILLGLLKKIQRRRPDLRLIISSATIEAKSMSAFFQTSKRRRALEGEELRPRMDPAILSVEGRGFHVQIHFVEEPVQDYVQAAVSTVLLIHDQEPMGDILVFLTGQDDIDAAIHLLNEEAQTNRKHSSGLIVLPLYSGLPRAEQELIFSPTPRGKRKVVISTNIAETSLTLEGIVYLVDSGFSKQKFYNPISDIENLVVAPISKASARQRAGRAGRVRPGKCYRLYTEEYFSKEMSAEGIPEMQRSNLVSCVIQLKALGIDNILGFDWPASPSPEAMIRALEILYSLGILDDDAKLTSPAGFQVAEIPLEPMISKMILSSNELGCSEEILTIAAVLSVQSIWVYERGVHRELDEAKLRFAAAEGDHVTFLNVYKGFLQSGKSSQWCHKNHVNYHAVKKVVEIREQLRRIAQRLGIVLKSCERDMQVVRKAVTAGFFANACRLEAFSHSGMYKTVRGSQEVYIHPSSVLFRVNPKWVVYHSLVSTDRQYMRNVISIDPSWLIEVAPHFYQHHGRNSFGQ, from the exons ATGGCGCAGTTCTGGAAGCCTGGCACCGAAAAGCCTCGCCTGGTCGACGACGAAGAGGGTGGAGTCCTCTTCTTCTCGTCCTCTgcctcttcatcttcctcttctag ATTTGGGTATGCGAGTATAGAGAAGCAGAGGCAGAGGCTTCCAGTGTACAAGTACCGTACTGCGATTCTATATTTGGTTGAGAAGCACGCAACTACCATCATTGTTGGCGAGACCGGTAGCGGCAAGACCACCCAGATTCCTCAG TACCTCAAAGAAGCAGGTTGGGCGGAGGGTGGGCGTGTAATAGCTTGCACTCAACCAAGAAGACTGGCTGTTCAG GCAGTTGCTGCAAGAGTAGCCGAAGAGATGGGGGTCAAGCTTGGAGAAGAAGTTGGCTACACGATTCGATTTGAAGATCTTACAAATTCg GGTACCACTATGATAAAGTTTCTAACGGATGGAGTGTTACTTAGGGAAATGATGGATGATCCTCTTTTGACCAAGTACAG TGTCGTAATGGTTGATGAGGCTCATGAGAGGTCTATTTCAACTGACATATTACTCGGCCTACTAAAAAAG ATTCAACGACGTCGACCTGACCTGCGTCTGATTATATCCTCTGCTACAATTGAAGCGAAATCAATGTCTGCTTTCTTCCAAACCAG CAAAAGGCGTCGAGCACTGGAAGGTGAGGAGCTTCGACCAAGGATGGACCCCGCAATCCTATCAGTTGAG GGTAGAGGCTTTCATGTACAGattcattttgttgaggagccTGTCCAGGACTATGTCCAGGCTGCCGTTTCAACAGTATTGTTAATTCATGATCAG GAACCCATGGGCGATATTCTGGTGTTTCTTACTGGCCAAGACGATATTGATGCTGCCATTCACTTGCTAAATGAAGAAGCTCAAACCAATAGAAAGCACTCTTCAG GATTGATTGTTTTGCCTCTGTACTCGGGACTTCCACGTGCGGAACAG GAGCTGATTTTTTCTCCAACTCCTAGAGGGAAGAGGAAAGTAGTGATATCAACTAATATAGCGGAGACATCTTTGACTTTGGAG GGAATTGTCTATCTTGTTGATAGTGgcttctcaaaacagaaattcTACAATCCG ATTTCAGACATTGAGAATCTGGTAGTGGCACCTATATCGAAGGCATCTGCTAGACAAAGGGCAGGTAGGGCTGGAAGAGTTCGACCTGGGAAGTGTTACAG GCTATATACTGAAGAGTATTTCTCCAAAGAAATGTCTGCCGAGGGTATTCCGGAGATGCAAAGATCAAATCTTGTGTCCTGTGTGATCCAG CTAAAAGCCTTGGGTATAGATAATATCCTGGGCTTTGATTGGCCAGCATCTCCATCTCCTGAAGCAATGATTCGAGCTCTTGAAATACTTTATTCACTTGGAATCTTGGATGATGATGCCAAGCTTACTTCACCAGCTGGGTTTCAAGTAGCAGAGATTCCATTA GAGCCAATGATATCGAAAATGATCCTTTCTTCAAACGAACTTGGGTGCTCAGAGGAGATTCTCACTATTGCTGCTGTTCTCTCTGTCCAA TCCATTTGGGTGTACGAGAGGGGAGTACATAGGGAACTGGATGAAGCCAAGTTGAGATTTGCTGCTGCTGag GGTGACCATGTGACATTCCTAAATGTTTACAAAGGGTTTCTTCAATCTGGCAAGTCTTCACAATGGTGTCATAAGAATCATGTGAATTACCATGCCGTG AAAAAAGTTGTTGAAATTAGAGAACAACTAAGAAGAATAGCACAGAGATTAGGCATCGTGTTAAAATCTTGTGAAAGAGATATGCAG GTGGTAAGAAAGGCAGTTACTGCTGGTTTTTTTGCAAATGCATGTCGATTAGAA GCATTCAGTCACAGTGGAATGTACAAGACTGTTAGAGGCTCTCAAGAAGTTTATATTCACCCATCATCTGTATTGTTCAG AGTTAACCCGAAGTGGGTCGTATACCATTCTCTTGTCTCAACTGATCGGCAGTACATGCGGAATGTCATCTCCATTGATCCTTCTTGGTTAATAGAGGTTGCTCCCCATTTTTACCAGCACCATGGGCGGAACTCTTTTGGTCAGTGA
- the LOC122276506 gene encoding apoptosis inhibitor 5-like protein API5 isoform X2: MSDSAADDSKHIEELYLYVERLNEATDKSQNVKDYQGIIDTAKSSIKAKQLAAQFIPRFFKFFPTLSGPAIDTHLDLIEEEELGVRVQAIRGLPLFCKDTPEHIAKIVDILVQLLASEEFVERDAVHKALMSLLTQDVKASLTALFKHIGSVDEPSTDEVIREKVLTFIRDKVFPIKAELLKPQEEMERHITDLIKKSLEDVTGAEFRMFMDFLKSLSTFGEKAPPERMKELIGIVEGQADLDAQFNVSDGDHIDRLISCLYMALPLVVRGASSSKFLNYLNKHIIPVFDKLPEERKLDMLKALAEISPYTTPQDSRQILPNVVQLLKKYMPWRKTGEEMNFTYVECLLYTFHHLAHKVPNATNSLCGYKIVTGQPSDRLGEDFSELYKEFTERLSNVEELTRATMKKLTQGMAEHNKAMAAAKSDEAKEGIKTQKQNTTTGLRTCNNILAMTKPLHSKTPSFTGDKSINLSWKEATKPSIPTATATTGGKRPANATNVSSNVTSKKGRGGGGLPNQLVNRALEGLSHGGRGGPRGRGRGWAGRGRGRGYR; encoded by the exons ATGAGTGACTCGGCCGCAGATGACTCCAAACACATCGAGGAGCTCTACCTGTACGTCGAGCGTCTCAACGAGGCCACGGACAAGTCCCAG AATGTGAAGGACTACCAGGGTATCATCGACACTGCCAAGTCCAGCATCAAGGCCAAGCAATTGGCCGCTCAGTTCATCCCCAGGTTCTTCAAGTTCTTCCCCACTCTCTCGGGCCCCGCCATCGACACGCATCTCGATTTGATCGAAGAAGAAGAGCTCGGG GTACGGGTGCAAGCAATTAGGGGACTTCCCCTTTTCTGCAAGGATACACCAGAACATATTGCAAAGATTGTAGACATTCTTGTGCAACTCCTTGCATCCG AGGAATTTGTGGAGCGTGATGCTGTTCATAAAGCCCTTATGTCCCTGTTGACGCAGGATGTGAAAG CTTCTTTGACGGCCTTATTTAAGCATATTGGGAGTGTTGATGAACCAAGTACGGATGAAGTTATTCGTGAGAAAGTTTTAACATTTATACGAGATAAG GTTTTTCCCATTAAGGCTGAACTGTTAAAGCCTCaggaagaaatggaaagacatATAACTGATTTGATAAAAAAG AGTTTAGAAGATGTAACCGGCGCAGAATTCAGGATGTTTATGGACTTCTTAAAGAGTTTGAGCACTTTTGGAGAAAAAGCTCCCCCTGAACGCATGAAAGAACTAATTGGAATCGTTGAAGGACAAGCTGATTTAGATGCACAGTTCAAT gtttCGGATGGGGACCATATTGACAGATTAATATCATGCTTGTACATGGCTCTTCCACTTGTTGTG AGGGGTGCTTCAAGCAGCAAGTTTCTCAATTATTTGAACAAACACATTATACCTGTATTTGATAAG CTTCCGGAGGAGCGAAAGCTAGATATGCTCAAAGCCCTTGCAGAAATTTCTCCTTATACAACCCCACAAGATTCTCGTCAGATTCTTCCTAATGTTGTTCAGCTATTAAAG AAGTACATGCCCTGGAGGAAGACAGGGGAAGAGATGAACTTTACTTATGTTGAGTGCTTGCTGTACACATTTCACCATCTAGCTCACAAG GTTCCCAATGCCACTAACAGTCTATGTGGTTACAAGATAGTGACTGGCCAACCATCAGATAGGCTTGGGGAGGACTTCTCAGAGTTATATAAGGAGTTCACTGAAAG ATTGAGTAATGTCGAGGAGTTAACCAGGGCTACCATGAAGAAATTAACTCAGGGGATGGCTGAGCACAACAAAGCCATGGCTGCTGCCAAATCTGATGAAGCAAAGGAAGGCATT AAAACTCAAAAGCAGAATACTACAACTGGGTTGCGAACCTGTAACAACATTTTGGCAATGACAAAG CCGTTGCATTCAAAAACACCTTCATTTACTGGAGATAAAAGCATCAACCTGTCTTGGAAAGAAGCAACAAAACCTTCTATTCCCACTGCCACAGCTACAACTGG AGGAAAACGGCCTGCTAATGCTACTAATGTATCCAGCAATGTTACATCCAAAAAGGGCCGTGGAGGTGGTGGTTTACCAAACCAGCTTGTTAACAGAGCATTAGAAGGTTTGTCTCATGGTGGGAGAGGAGGGCCTAGGGGCAGAGGCAGGGGGTGGGCTGGAcgtggaagaggaagaggctaCCGGTAG
- the LOC122276159 gene encoding RING-H2 finger protein ATL40-like, producing MSSEDDDIDSKSAVGREILIAAIFSVLAVLIFIIILRTYARYLSRSQERTRRDILNRVSTLAQIASVDLADSVYPPAETAGGLDPLVIASLPKFTYKAADALDQSEVIECSVCLSSIEEEAMVRLLPNCKHMFHVECIDVWLNSNKTCPVCRTVADPKVQPERNDIGIIGVQRPTAPPIENSTIPHGAAELEKAGGSGSGSRLSSFRRMLSRGRSSRRIQSFEDHHEMGSEDLERQ from the coding sequence ATGAGTTCTGAGGACGATGATATAGATAGCAAATCTGCTGTCGGCCGGGAGATCTTGATCGCTGCTATATTCTCCGTACTTGCCGTATTGATTTTTATCATCATCCTCCGTACATATGCAAGGTATCTCTCAAGAAGCCAAGAAAGAACACGGCGTGATATCTTGAATAGGGTAAGTACACTAGCTCAAATTGCATCGGTCGACTTGGCGGATTCTGTCTATCCACCGGCCGAGACTGCCGGAGGGCTCGATCCATTAGTCATAGCCTCACTACCTAAGTTCACCTACAAAGCAGCTGATGCCCTCGATCAAAGTGAAGTTATAGAGTGCTCAGTTTGCTTGAGCAGCATAGAAGAGGAGGCCATGGTTCGGCTTCTACCAAACTGTAAGCACATGTTTCATGTGGAGTGCATCGATGTTTGGCTCAACTCAAACAAAACTTGCCCCGTCTGCCGCACTGTGGCTGATCCTAAGGTCCAGCCAGAACGCAATGACATAGGTATTATTGGGGTTCAACGTCCCACAGCTCCACCAATAGAGAATAGTACTATACCGCATGGTGCTGCCGAGTTGGAGAAGGCAGGTGGATCCGGATCAGGCTCACGATTAAGCTCTTTTCGTAGGATGCTTAGTAGGGGGAGATCGTCGAGGAGGATTCAGAGTTTTGAAGATCATCATGAAATGGGTTCGGAAGATCTAGAAAGACAATGA
- the LOC122276157 gene encoding probable pre-mRNA-splicing factor ATP-dependent RNA helicase DEAH9 isoform X2 — protein sequence MGVKLGEEVGYTIRFEDLTNSGTTMIKFLTDGVLLREMMDDPLLTKYSVVMVDEAHERSISTDILLGLLKKIQRRRPDLRLIISSATIEAKSMSAFFQTSKRRRALEGEELRPRMDPAILSVEGRGFHVQIHFVEEPVQDYVQAAVSTVLLIHDQEPMGDILVFLTGQDDIDAAIHLLNEEAQTNRKHSSGLIVLPLYSGLPRAEQELIFSPTPRGKRKVVISTNIAETSLTLEGIVYLVDSGFSKQKFYNPISDIENLVVAPISKASARQRAGRAGRVRPGKCYRLYTEEYFSKEMSAEGIPEMQRSNLVSCVIQLKALGIDNILGFDWPASPSPEAMIRALEILYSLGILDDDAKLTSPAGFQVAEIPLEPMISKMILSSNELGCSEEILTIAAVLSVQSIWVYERGVHRELDEAKLRFAAAEGDHVTFLNVYKGFLQSGKSSQWCHKNHVNYHAVKKVVEIREQLRRIAQRLGIVLKSCERDMQVVRKAVTAGFFANACRLEAFSHSGMYKTVRGSQEVYIHPSSVLFRVNPKWVVYHSLVSTDRQYMRNVISIDPSWLIEVAPHFYQHHGRNSFGQ from the exons ATGGGGGTCAAGCTTGGAGAAGAAGTTGGCTACACGATTCGATTTGAAGATCTTACAAATTCg GGTACCACTATGATAAAGTTTCTAACGGATGGAGTGTTACTTAGGGAAATGATGGATGATCCTCTTTTGACCAAGTACAG TGTCGTAATGGTTGATGAGGCTCATGAGAGGTCTATTTCAACTGACATATTACTCGGCCTACTAAAAAAG ATTCAACGACGTCGACCTGACCTGCGTCTGATTATATCCTCTGCTACAATTGAAGCGAAATCAATGTCTGCTTTCTTCCAAACCAG CAAAAGGCGTCGAGCACTGGAAGGTGAGGAGCTTCGACCAAGGATGGACCCCGCAATCCTATCAGTTGAG GGTAGAGGCTTTCATGTACAGattcattttgttgaggagccTGTCCAGGACTATGTCCAGGCTGCCGTTTCAACAGTATTGTTAATTCATGATCAG GAACCCATGGGCGATATTCTGGTGTTTCTTACTGGCCAAGACGATATTGATGCTGCCATTCACTTGCTAAATGAAGAAGCTCAAACCAATAGAAAGCACTCTTCAG GATTGATTGTTTTGCCTCTGTACTCGGGACTTCCACGTGCGGAACAG GAGCTGATTTTTTCTCCAACTCCTAGAGGGAAGAGGAAAGTAGTGATATCAACTAATATAGCGGAGACATCTTTGACTTTGGAG GGAATTGTCTATCTTGTTGATAGTGgcttctcaaaacagaaattcTACAATCCG ATTTCAGACATTGAGAATCTGGTAGTGGCACCTATATCGAAGGCATCTGCTAGACAAAGGGCAGGTAGGGCTGGAAGAGTTCGACCTGGGAAGTGTTACAG GCTATATACTGAAGAGTATTTCTCCAAAGAAATGTCTGCCGAGGGTATTCCGGAGATGCAAAGATCAAATCTTGTGTCCTGTGTGATCCAG CTAAAAGCCTTGGGTATAGATAATATCCTGGGCTTTGATTGGCCAGCATCTCCATCTCCTGAAGCAATGATTCGAGCTCTTGAAATACTTTATTCACTTGGAATCTTGGATGATGATGCCAAGCTTACTTCACCAGCTGGGTTTCAAGTAGCAGAGATTCCATTA GAGCCAATGATATCGAAAATGATCCTTTCTTCAAACGAACTTGGGTGCTCAGAGGAGATTCTCACTATTGCTGCTGTTCTCTCTGTCCAA TCCATTTGGGTGTACGAGAGGGGAGTACATAGGGAACTGGATGAAGCCAAGTTGAGATTTGCTGCTGCTGag GGTGACCATGTGACATTCCTAAATGTTTACAAAGGGTTTCTTCAATCTGGCAAGTCTTCACAATGGTGTCATAAGAATCATGTGAATTACCATGCCGTG AAAAAAGTTGTTGAAATTAGAGAACAACTAAGAAGAATAGCACAGAGATTAGGCATCGTGTTAAAATCTTGTGAAAGAGATATGCAG GTGGTAAGAAAGGCAGTTACTGCTGGTTTTTTTGCAAATGCATGTCGATTAGAA GCATTCAGTCACAGTGGAATGTACAAGACTGTTAGAGGCTCTCAAGAAGTTTATATTCACCCATCATCTGTATTGTTCAG AGTTAACCCGAAGTGGGTCGTATACCATTCTCTTGTCTCAACTGATCGGCAGTACATGCGGAATGTCATCTCCATTGATCCTTCTTGGTTAATAGAGGTTGCTCCCCATTTTTACCAGCACCATGGGCGGAACTCTTTTGGTCAGTGA